One genomic region from Shewanella aestuarii encodes:
- a CDS encoding tryptophan halogenase family protein, producing the protein MTIKSIAIVGGGTAGWLAANHLGKRLANCGFQITLIESPDIPTIGVGEGTVPAIRKTLQSFGISETEFIKRCDVTFKQSIRFQNWLDKNRHGKDNFYHHLFDPPSAFGDDLTDYWLNDSTCAYAQMVSSQFSVCEAGLAPKLITTPEYQAVQGYAYHLNAAKFALLLADNAQDKFQVKHIKANVIDTKLHLDGSIKSLVLDTLGEQQYDFYIDCSGFESILLAKALKVPFVDKSKQLFVDKAIVVQVPTGVEADIPPFTKATAHQAGWIWDIALTERRGVGLVYSHAHMDDSSAEQELNQYLGGQLDKYNYRQIPMNVGYRQQFWAKNCVGLGLAQGFLEPIEATSIMLTDFAAGFLANRFPTDRNQCESLAKRFNQTMAYAWERVVEFAKLHYCASDRNDSDFWHDNRNPNTIPEGLQTKLALWRSYTPLSEDLFSKFEVFNLENYLYVLYGMKFNTKVLKLDAQSLTNAKHHADKISQRADQLIGHLPKHRELLNKIYRYGLQKV; encoded by the coding sequence ATGACAATTAAATCAATCGCAATTGTGGGCGGCGGCACGGCCGGATGGCTGGCTGCTAATCATTTAGGCAAACGTTTGGCGAATTGCGGCTTTCAAATTACTTTAATTGAATCACCTGACATTCCTACCATTGGCGTGGGTGAAGGTACGGTTCCCGCTATTCGTAAAACGCTGCAAAGTTTTGGCATTAGTGAAACAGAATTTATTAAGCGTTGTGATGTCACCTTTAAGCAGTCAATTCGATTTCAAAATTGGTTAGATAAAAATCGCCATGGCAAAGATAATTTTTATCACCACTTATTTGACCCACCATCTGCTTTTGGTGATGATTTAACCGACTACTGGTTGAACGACTCGACCTGCGCCTATGCTCAAATGGTGTCGAGCCAATTCTCTGTATGCGAAGCAGGACTTGCACCAAAACTTATCACCACACCAGAATATCAAGCCGTACAAGGTTATGCTTATCATCTAAATGCAGCCAAATTTGCTCTTCTTTTGGCTGATAATGCCCAAGACAAATTTCAAGTTAAACATATTAAAGCCAATGTTATCGATACCAAATTGCACCTTGATGGCAGTATTAAGTCGTTAGTGCTAGATACCTTGGGTGAGCAACAATATGATTTTTATATTGATTGTAGTGGCTTTGAGTCAATCTTATTAGCTAAGGCACTCAAGGTGCCGTTTGTTGATAAATCAAAGCAGCTATTTGTTGATAAAGCGATTGTGGTCCAAGTACCAACTGGGGTAGAGGCAGATATTCCGCCATTTACTAAAGCTACCGCCCATCAAGCGGGCTGGATTTGGGATATTGCATTAACTGAACGACGAGGTGTGGGGTTAGTCTATTCACATGCTCACATGGATGATAGCAGTGCTGAGCAAGAGCTTAATCAGTACCTTGGCGGGCAGTTAGACAAATATAATTATCGTCAAATTCCGATGAATGTCGGTTATCGTCAACAATTTTGGGCTAAAAATTGTGTTGGATTAGGTTTGGCTCAAGGTTTTTTAGAACCGATTGAAGCTACATCTATAATGCTTACCGACTTCGCAGCAGGCTTTTTGGCCAATCGTTTTCCGACGGATAGAAATCAATGTGAAAGCCTTGCTAAGCGCTTTAATCAAACCATGGCCTACGCATGGGAGCGAGTAGTCGAGTTCGCAAAGTTACATTATTGTGCATCTGACAGAAATGATTCTGATTTTTGGCATGATAACCGCAACCCTAATACCATTCCTGAAGGTCTACAAACTAAATTAGCGTTATGGCGGTCATACACTCCATTGTCAGAAGACTTGTTCTCTAAATTCGAAGTGTTTAATTTAGAAAACTATCTGTATGTTTTATATGGAATGAAATTTAATACAAAAGTGTTAAAACTCGATGCTCAATCACTAACTAATGCCAAACACCATGCCGACAAAATTAGCCAACGTGCAGACCAATTAATAGGCCATTTGCCAAAGCATCGTGAGTTATTAAATAAAATTTATCGCTATGGATTACAAAAGGTCTGA
- a CDS encoding TonB-dependent receptor, translated as MRPSTFKRNVLATNIAILLGSVVSVGAIAADEVVVDDNIEKIEVRGMRASMKASVNEKRFSNSVVDAVTAEDIGKFPDGDVGESLGRIPGVAVSRQFGQGQGVSIRGASSSLTRTLLNGHTVASTGWYDQQAIDRSFNYSLLPSEMVGGIEIYKSSQADLPEGGVGGTVIVKTRKPLDLDANSLFLSAKGDYGTISEETDPELSGLYSWKNEEENFGFLLSGAYSETAYQRNGIESLIGWGEIVPTTFEQERERTAINGSFQYSPTDNLSFGLDIMSLDMKANNANTSLFVMFPDDKDQACEKRNSLGTCTFYRRDGNGANPGWAQTWARQASMDSNTYDFNFEYENDNFTLEGRVGNTKSEGGTDLTANYGFWLGTAADYAGTYDATGKIIKIDIANKNFTADDFGDQLSPAGWALKKQPNSDEETYAQFDFTIPADLGAITSFKTGIRYADHDVSTLTLPANVRSDIVAKDASAYYGGQVSSGAGFTLPKPKMDAMLRDAKAAIDGFSKDGAVYKSGYGTINEENLSLYLMANFEAEGMRGNFGLRYISTDASSDYYELQADGTYADELSTKKASYDDVLPSINIAFDVAPDVIIRTSASQVISRANYADMFASSALVGYSDGTAGNEVVNTGNIALEPFKATQADLGVEWYFSPDGLMGISYFIKDVSSFVTSSQTLNESIGIIDPDSGEDNWTVSGKKNGTGGKIQGFELQIQDGFDNGLGYSANYTFADSDAAAENYPDQVSVFSDSSKHTVNLVGYYEMNDFSARVAYNWRSEYMMRELPGFYGNRQHQDFGTLDLSASYNITDYLGITFEVVNLLEEDSVQLGVAPDDAEVKPELKGGYPAWSFEGEARYKLGVNLRF; from the coding sequence ATGCGACCATCAACCTTTAAAAGAAATGTACTAGCGACTAACATCGCAATCCTACTTGGCAGTGTTGTTTCTGTTGGCGCTATCGCTGCAGATGAAGTTGTTGTTGACGACAACATTGAAAAAATTGAAGTTCGCGGTATGCGTGCGTCAATGAAAGCTTCTGTGAATGAGAAGCGTTTTTCAAACTCAGTTGTTGATGCAGTCACTGCAGAAGACATCGGTAAATTTCCTGATGGTGACGTTGGGGAGTCATTAGGCCGTATTCCTGGTGTTGCGGTAAGCCGTCAATTTGGCCAAGGTCAAGGTGTATCAATTCGTGGGGCTTCAAGCAGTCTAACGCGTACACTACTTAATGGCCACACAGTTGCATCTACCGGTTGGTATGATCAGCAAGCGATTGACCGCAGCTTTAACTACAGCTTATTACCATCTGAAATGGTTGGCGGTATTGAAATTTACAAGTCATCTCAAGCTGATCTTCCTGAAGGCGGCGTTGGCGGAACCGTGATTGTAAAAACACGTAAGCCACTTGATTTAGATGCTAACTCATTATTTTTAAGTGCTAAAGGCGACTATGGCACAATTTCAGAAGAGACTGATCCTGAGCTTTCTGGCTTATATAGCTGGAAAAATGAAGAAGAAAATTTTGGCTTCCTTCTTTCTGGTGCTTATTCAGAAACCGCTTACCAACGTAATGGCATTGAGTCATTAATTGGTTGGGGTGAAATTGTACCTACCACATTTGAACAAGAGCGTGAGCGCACAGCAATCAATGGCTCATTCCAATATAGCCCAACTGATAACTTAAGTTTTGGTCTAGACATTATGAGTCTAGATATGAAAGCGAACAATGCTAACACTTCTTTGTTTGTAATGTTCCCAGATGATAAAGACCAAGCGTGTGAAAAGCGTAACTCTTTAGGTACCTGTACTTTTTATCGTCGTGACGGAAATGGCGCTAACCCTGGTTGGGCACAAACTTGGGCTCGTCAAGCCAGCATGGACTCAAATACTTACGACTTCAATTTTGAATACGAAAACGACAACTTTACTCTTGAAGGTCGTGTAGGTAACACCAAGTCTGAAGGTGGTACAGATTTAACTGCTAACTATGGTTTCTGGTTAGGTACAGCTGCTGATTATGCTGGTACTTATGATGCAACTGGCAAAATCATTAAAATTGATATTGCTAATAAAAACTTCACTGCAGATGACTTTGGTGATCAATTATCACCAGCGGGTTGGGCATTGAAAAAGCAACCAAACTCTGATGAAGAAACTTATGCACAATTCGATTTCACCATTCCAGCAGATTTAGGCGCGATAACCTCATTTAAAACCGGTATCCGTTATGCTGATCATGACGTTAGCACCTTAACTCTGCCAGCTAATGTGAGATCAGATATTGTTGCTAAAGACGCATCAGCTTACTATGGCGGTCAAGTTTCATCTGGTGCAGGTTTTACACTACCTAAGCCTAAAATGGATGCCATGTTACGTGATGCTAAAGCGGCAATTGATGGTTTCTCTAAAGATGGAGCTGTTTACAAGTCTGGTTACGGCACCATCAATGAAGAAAACTTATCATTATATTTAATGGCGAATTTCGAAGCAGAAGGCATGCGTGGTAACTTCGGTTTGCGTTACATTTCAACAGATGCATCATCTGATTACTATGAATTACAAGCCGATGGCACTTATGCTGATGAGTTAAGTACTAAGAAAGCCAGTTACGATGATGTGTTACCAAGCATTAACATTGCCTTTGATGTTGCCCCTGATGTAATTATTCGTACTTCAGCTTCGCAAGTCATTTCACGCGCCAACTATGCTGATATGTTTGCTTCATCTGCACTTGTTGGTTACAGCGATGGCACAGCCGGTAACGAGGTTGTCAACACAGGTAACATTGCTCTTGAGCCATTTAAAGCCACTCAAGCAGATTTAGGGGTTGAATGGTACTTTAGCCCAGACGGATTAATGGGGATTTCTTACTTCATTAAAGATGTGAGCTCATTTGTAACATCTTCGCAAACCTTAAATGAAAGTATTGGTATTATTGACCCTGATTCAGGTGAAGATAACTGGACTGTTTCGGGTAAAAAGAATGGTACAGGTGGAAAAATACAAGGTTTCGAACTGCAAATTCAAGATGGTTTTGACAACGGTTTAGGTTACTCTGCTAACTACACCTTTGCTGATTCAGATGCGGCAGCAGAAAACTACCCAGATCAAGTAAGTGTTTTCTCAGATTCTTCTAAGCACACAGTTAACTTAGTAGGCTACTATGAGATGAATGATTTCTCAGCTCGTGTTGCTTATAACTGGCGTAGTGAGTACATGATGCGTGAGTTACCAGGCTTCTATGGTAACCGTCAACACCAAGATTTTGGTACCTTAGATTTAAGTGCTAGCTACAACATTACTGATTACTTAGGTATCACATTTGAAGTGGTTAACTTACTTGAAGAAGACAGCGTTCAATTAGGTGTTGCACCAGATGATGCTGAAGTTAAACCTGAGCTAAAAGGTGGCTACCCAGCTTGGAGCTTTGAAGGTGAGGCGCGTTACAAGTTAGGTGTTAACTTACGCTTCTAA
- a CDS encoding LacI family DNA-binding transcriptional regulator: MKVTINDVAKYAGVSIKTVSRVTNKEPSVKQATIDKVNQAIAALNYQPNVAARNLASTSSYVIGFIYDNPNAYYIIDMQNGILSACKEKGFELLIHPCNAKSTTICDELTTMVQHSRLAGLVLTPPMSENPAILAALDRINANYVRIIAGDEITNNNGLTVLVNDRHGAVEITQHLIDLGHKHIGFLSGDQQHESTKERLQGFKHALSNNNLDVHQEWILDGKYSFDSGVEGANKLIAMKNRPSAIVACNDEIAAGALFAARLSGLDIPTDLSIVGFEDSPFSRQTWPKLTTVHQPNIEIAQIATELLIARRREKNSTNMKVFTPRPVIRDSSASPKS, encoded by the coding sequence ATGAAAGTAACCATAAATGACGTAGCCAAATATGCTGGCGTGTCGATAAAAACTGTATCCCGTGTGACCAATAAAGAGCCATCGGTAAAACAAGCAACCATAGATAAGGTTAACCAAGCCATTGCTGCATTAAACTACCAACCTAATGTTGCTGCGCGCAATCTTGCAAGCACAAGCTCCTATGTTATTGGCTTTATTTATGACAACCCGAATGCCTACTACATAATTGATATGCAAAATGGTATTTTGTCTGCATGTAAAGAAAAGGGCTTTGAATTACTTATTCACCCTTGTAACGCCAAATCAACCACTATTTGTGATGAACTCACTACTATGGTTCAGCATTCACGTTTGGCCGGATTAGTGTTAACGCCACCCATGTCTGAAAACCCTGCAATACTGGCCGCACTTGACCGCATAAATGCAAACTATGTTCGCATTATCGCAGGAGATGAAATCACCAATAACAACGGCCTAACTGTATTGGTTAATGACCGTCATGGCGCTGTGGAAATTACCCAACATTTAATTGATTTGGGTCACAAGCACATCGGTTTTTTAAGTGGAGACCAACAACATGAATCCACTAAAGAGCGACTTCAAGGCTTTAAACACGCATTAAGTAATAATAATCTTGATGTACATCAGGAATGGATTTTAGATGGTAAGTACTCTTTTGACTCTGGTGTTGAGGGCGCAAACAAGCTAATTGCAATGAAGAACCGCCCTTCTGCCATTGTCGCTTGTAACGATGAAATTGCGGCTGGCGCCTTATTTGCAGCTAGATTATCAGGTCTTGATATCCCTACTGACTTATCCATTGTCGGCTTTGAAGATAGCCCATTTTCACGCCAAACTTGGCCCAAATTGACCACAGTTCATCAACCCAATATCGAAATTGCCCAGATTGCGACGGAACTATTGATTGCAAGACGCCGAGAAAAAAACAGCACCAATATGAAAGTATTTACCCCGCGTCCGGTGATAAGAGACTCTTCGGCTTCACCTAAATCGTAA
- the glnB gene encoding nitrogen regulatory protein P-II — MKKVEAIIKPFKLDDVRESLAEIGITGMTVAEVKGFGRQKGHTELYRGAEYMVDFLPKVKIELVIQDELLEQAIDVIVDTARTGKIGDGKIFVTDVERVIRIRTGEENEEAV; from the coding sequence ATGAAAAAAGTAGAAGCCATTATTAAACCGTTTAAATTAGATGATGTGCGCGAATCACTGGCTGAAATCGGTATAACGGGTATGACAGTTGCCGAGGTAAAGGGATTTGGTCGTCAGAAAGGACATACTGAGCTATACCGTGGTGCTGAATACATGGTCGATTTTTTACCTAAAGTGAAAATTGAACTTGTGATTCAAGATGAATTATTAGAGCAAGCTATTGATGTGATTGTAGATACTGCAAGAACAGGCAAAATTGGTGATGGTAAAATTTTCGTCACTGATGTTGAGCGTGTTATTCGTATTCGTACTGGTGAAGAGAACGAAGAAGCGGTTTAA
- a CDS encoding GspH/FimT family pseudopilin, producing the protein MQSILKHQGFNLVELVTTMVIMSALAVIALPSLQAIQLQVRSESNIKAIQHTVTLARNIAINYNIPVTVCPIVENQCSTDWQLGLAVFTDSGKKFQLEGNDKIIHIMNPFHDEDIVQYNRKAIRFQPDGLASGTNGTLIYCPKEHTSPYSKAIIINQAGRARFSTKKSISCKK; encoded by the coding sequence ATGCAAAGCATTTTAAAACATCAGGGTTTCAATTTAGTTGAATTAGTCACCACAATGGTCATTATGAGCGCACTAGCAGTTATTGCTTTACCTTCACTGCAGGCAATTCAACTACAAGTACGATCCGAAAGTAATATAAAGGCAATTCAGCATACTGTCACTTTAGCGAGAAATATCGCAATTAATTATAATATTCCAGTAACGGTTTGCCCTATCGTTGAAAATCAATGTTCAACTGATTGGCAATTAGGTTTAGCAGTGTTTACTGATTCCGGGAAAAAGTTTCAATTAGAAGGCAATGATAAAATTATTCACATAATGAATCCATTTCATGATGAGGATATTGTCCAATACAATCGAAAAGCCATTCGATTTCAACCTGATGGGTTAGCATCAGGAACAAATGGAACACTTATTTACTGTCCTAAAGAACATACTAGTCCATATTCAAAAGCCATCATTATTAACCAAGCTGGTAGAGCAAGGTTTTCAACTAAGAAAAGCATAAGTTGTAAAAAGTAA
- a CDS encoding GspH/FimT family pseudopilin translates to MNKYSHGFTLVELMVTITVAAILIGVAVPSLTSVYEGIRANNNAENVLNLMSFARNQAVSYGTTVSVCARASDTSCKSSNDWQDGIRVFAVDRDNKEVELRTINSFNSQDDISGPSSIITFSPDGLSSGGEIIYCPGGKSSNSKSISILTSGKVTFGTDGKSC, encoded by the coding sequence ATGAATAAATATAGTCATGGGTTCACACTGGTTGAATTGATGGTCACAATTACTGTTGCAGCAATCTTAATTGGGGTTGCTGTGCCGTCTTTAACTAGTGTTTACGAAGGAATAAGAGCCAATAATAATGCCGAAAACGTCCTAAATTTAATGTCTTTTGCCCGAAATCAAGCCGTTAGTTATGGTACAACAGTGTCAGTATGTGCAAGAGCTTCAGACACATCCTGCAAATCTAGCAATGATTGGCAAGACGGTATTCGTGTATTTGCGGTAGATAGAGATAATAAAGAAGTTGAGTTAAGAACAATTAATTCATTTAACTCTCAAGATGATATTAGTGGTCCATCATCTATTATTACTTTTTCACCAGATGGCCTATCTTCTGGTGGAGAGATAATTTATTGCCCTGGTGGAAAATCTAGTAATTCCAAAAGTATATCTATTCTAACAAGCGGAAAAGTTACTTTTGGAACAGATGGCAAGAGTTGTTAA
- a CDS encoding TapY2 family type IVa secretion system protein, translating into MKYVALLFTLCFALNAQANNSKEEYKCLLETTTGSQIGFYNWKRNQVKSKSQLLVAKKIKSDKKNAYIKDVIECVPLNEDFSSADAKRIDKATVR; encoded by the coding sequence ATGAAGTATGTAGCTTTATTATTTACCTTGTGCTTTGCATTAAATGCACAAGCTAATAATTCGAAAGAAGAATATAAATGCCTTTTAGAGACAACTACCGGAAGCCAAATTGGTTTTTATAATTGGAAAAGAAATCAAGTAAAAAGTAAAAGTCAGTTACTGGTTGCTAAAAAAATAAAGTCAGATAAGAAAAATGCATACATTAAAGATGTGATTGAATGTGTGCCTTTAAATGAAGATTTTAGCAGTGCTGATGCTAAACGTATTGATAAAGCTACAGTGAGATAA
- a CDS encoding type IV pilin protein: MKYRQGFTLIEVMITVVIVGILASIAYPNYTQYVARGARADALAGLMNVSNLQEQYYLDHRAYTDDMTKLGLSADPWLVENKHYKIDSAINGASFVLTATAESIQAGRDPDCKKIELSSTGAKSPEECW; encoded by the coding sequence ATGAAATATCGGCAGGGTTTTACATTAATTGAAGTCATGATAACAGTGGTTATTGTTGGGATTTTGGCATCCATTGCATATCCTAATTATACGCAGTATGTTGCAAGAGGGGCTAGGGCGGATGCCTTAGCCGGCTTAATGAATGTCTCTAATCTCCAAGAGCAATATTATTTAGACCATCGAGCCTATACTGATGATATGACTAAATTAGGTTTAAGTGCTGATCCTTGGCTTGTTGAAAACAAACATTACAAAATTGACTCTGCAATCAATGGTGCAAGTTTTGTTTTGACCGCTACAGCTGAATCAATCCAAGCCGGAAGAGATCCTGACTGCAAAAAGATTGAGCTATCGTCAACAGGTGCTAAATCACCAGAGGAGTGCTGGTAA